From Rhizobium favelukesii, the proteins below share one genomic window:
- a CDS encoding pyridoxine 5'-phosphate synthase, giving the protein MPTTLSVNLNAVAMLRNRRDLPWPSIEGLGRIALQSGASGLTVHPRPDQRHIRFSDLPVIRNLIDDEFPDAEFNIEGYPTDEFLELCAGAAPEQVTLVPDDPSQATSDHGWDFRKHRDFLVEVIARLKKTGTRVSLFADGDGDAEALAIAKAVGADRIELYTGPYGGCFGSPERAGPILEALGKTADAALAIGLGVNAGHDLTVANLPPLVKRIPNLAEVSIGHGLTADALEFGMAETVRRFCRACGQKI; this is encoded by the coding sequence ATGCCGACCACGCTTTCCGTCAATCTCAATGCCGTCGCGATGCTGCGCAACCGCCGTGACCTGCCGTGGCCGAGTATCGAGGGGTTGGGGCGGATCGCGCTGCAATCCGGCGCGAGCGGATTGACCGTGCATCCGCGGCCCGACCAGCGGCACATTCGCTTCTCCGACCTGCCCGTCATCCGCAACCTGATCGATGATGAATTTCCGGACGCCGAGTTCAATATCGAAGGCTATCCGACCGATGAGTTTCTTGAACTCTGCGCCGGTGCGGCACCCGAGCAGGTAACACTGGTTCCGGACGATCCTTCGCAGGCAACCTCTGATCATGGCTGGGATTTCCGCAAACACCGGGACTTTCTGGTAGAGGTGATTGCGCGGCTGAAGAAGACGGGCACGCGCGTATCGCTGTTCGCCGATGGCGACGGGGACGCCGAGGCCCTCGCGATCGCCAAGGCGGTCGGCGCTGACCGGATCGAACTCTATACGGGTCCTTATGGCGGGTGCTTCGGGTCGCCCGAACGGGCAGGGCCGATCCTTGAGGCGCTTGGCAAGACAGCGGATGCGGCGCTAGCGATCGGCCTCGGCGTCAATGCGGGGCACGATCTGACGGTGGCGAACTTGCCGCCGCTCGTAAAGCGCATTCCGAACCTCGCCGAGGTATCCATCGGGCATGGGTTGACAGCCGATGCGCTTGAATTCGGCATGGCCGAAACGGTCCGGCGGTTCTGCCGGGCGTGCGGCCAGAAGATCTAA
- a CDS encoding MerR family transcriptional regulator: MQEGYKQGFTSDLATQTRPRHRFLPLAALPADLPRGRVPIADMANAFGVTHRTLHFYEEKGLISASRIGLMRVYEPGDVMRMAVINACREAGMAVAVIQDLMNDLVEAGSQEAAETLFRDALVTRKRELSAEMSTLHRQMQQVNELLDHEATDDQTLNDNQGGSPLTDQELRCLALMAAGLSTQRIARTLDLPNDDAQNLESGIIVKFRANNRFQAIAQAVMLGVVQV; the protein is encoded by the coding sequence ATGCAAGAAGGTTACAAGCAGGGGTTCACGTCAGACCTAGCGACACAAACGCGACCGCGGCACCGTTTCCTCCCTTTAGCGGCCCTCCCCGCCGATTTGCCCCGCGGACGAGTCCCGATCGCCGATATGGCCAATGCCTTCGGCGTTACGCATCGTACCCTGCACTTCTATGAGGAAAAGGGACTGATTTCCGCCAGCCGAATCGGTCTGATGCGCGTCTATGAGCCGGGCGATGTCATGCGCATGGCCGTCATCAACGCCTGCCGCGAGGCGGGTATGGCGGTAGCTGTGATACAGGACCTGATGAACGACCTCGTCGAGGCCGGTTCGCAGGAAGCTGCCGAGACTTTGTTTCGCGACGCGCTGGTGACCCGCAAACGCGAACTCAGCGCGGAAATGTCCACATTGCATCGGCAGATGCAGCAGGTGAACGAGCTGCTCGACCACGAAGCAACCGACGATCAAACGCTCAACGACAATCAAGGCGGATCGCCACTCACGGATCAGGAGTTGCGGTGTCTGGCACTGATGGCTGCAGGGCTTTCCACGCAGCGCATTGCACGCACCCTCGACCTTCCAAATGACGATGCTCAAAATCTCGAATCCGGCATCATCGTGAAATTCCGCGCCAACAACCGCTTTCAGGCCATTGCCCAGGCCGTCATGCTGGGTGTCGTACAGGTCTGA
- a CDS encoding SDR family oxidoreductase translates to MSETILITGAAGQLGQKVIHHLLETEKVPAANIIAATRDPAKLADLAAKGVIARKADFDDAASLEAAFKGVDRLLIISTDALAVPGQRLKQHKAAVDAAAKVGVIHIAYTSMPSPDKSLVTFAPDHLGTENAIKATGIPYTIIRNAWYMDNYLHGMPHNLQSGSWYTGSGEGRVANISREDCARAIAAALASSTNESATYTLTGAESLTADQIAATIADAVGKPLKAMKVTDEQLGQGMRGAGLPDFVADMLVSADANIRAGNFDLATADYEKLTGKKPETLKDFFVAHKAALIA, encoded by the coding sequence ATGAGCGAGACCATTCTCATCACCGGCGCCGCCGGCCAACTCGGCCAGAAGGTCATCCATCATCTGCTCGAGACCGAAAAAGTTCCGGCGGCAAACATCATCGCCGCAACGCGCGATCCCGCCAAGCTCGCAGATCTTGCCGCCAAGGGTGTCATCGCCCGCAAGGCCGATTTCGACGACGCCGCCTCGCTCGAAGCTGCCTTCAAGGGCGTCGATCGGCTGCTGATCATCAGCACCGACGCGCTTGCCGTCCCCGGTCAGAGGCTCAAGCAGCATAAGGCAGCGGTGGATGCAGCGGCCAAAGTGGGCGTGATCCATATCGCCTACACGTCGATGCCCTCGCCGGACAAATCCCTGGTGACCTTCGCGCCGGACCACCTCGGCACCGAGAATGCCATCAAGGCAACGGGTATTCCCTACACGATCATTCGCAATGCCTGGTACATGGACAATTATCTCCACGGCATGCCGCATAATCTCCAGTCCGGAAGCTGGTACACGGGCAGTGGCGAAGGCAGGGTTGCCAACATCTCCCGCGAAGACTGCGCGCGGGCGATCGCGGCAGCTCTTGCCTCAAGCACAAACGAAAGCGCAACCTATACACTGACCGGCGCTGAATCCCTGACAGCTGACCAGATCGCCGCAACAATCGCTGATGCCGTCGGAAAGCCGCTGAAGGCCATGAAAGTCACCGATGAGCAACTTGGCCAGGGCATGCGCGGCGCAGGTCTGCCCGATTTCGTCGCAGACATGCTGGTCTCCGCCGACGCCAACATCCGCGCAGGCAACTTTGATCTGGCGACAGCCGATTATGAGAAGCTGACCGGCAAGAAGCCTGAAACGCTTAAGGACTTCTTCGTCGCGCACAAGGCCGCCCTCATCGCTTGA
- the nthA gene encoding nitrile hydratase subunit alpha, whose product MHARVKALETVLTEKGLIDPAAIDAIVETYETKVGPRNGARVVARAWSDPEFAEGLRRDATTAIASLGYTGRQGEHMRAVFNTADTHNLVVCTLCSCYPWSVLGLPPVWYKAPAYRSRAVIDPRGVLAEFGVMLPENKKIRVWDSTAELRYLVIPERPEGTEGWSEEQLAGLVSRDAMIGTGLAAVAGVAP is encoded by the coding sequence ATGCATGCGCGGGTGAAGGCGCTTGAGACGGTCCTGACGGAGAAGGGGCTGATCGATCCGGCGGCTATCGATGCGATCGTGGAGACCTACGAGACGAAAGTCGGCCCGCGCAACGGGGCGCGCGTCGTTGCCAGGGCCTGGAGCGATCCTGAATTTGCCGAGGGGTTGCGGCGTGATGCGACGACCGCCATCGCGAGCCTCGGCTATACCGGCCGTCAGGGTGAGCATATGCGCGCGGTGTTCAACACCGCCGATACGCACAATCTCGTCGTCTGCACGCTTTGCTCCTGTTATCCGTGGTCCGTGCTTGGCCTGCCGCCGGTCTGGTACAAGGCCCCCGCCTATCGCTCGCGGGCGGTCATCGATCCGCGCGGCGTGCTGGCTGAATTCGGCGTGATGTTGCCGGAGAATAAGAAGATCCGCGTTTGGGATTCGACTGCGGAGCTGCGTTATCTGGTCATTCCCGAGCGACCGGAAGGCACAGAAGGGTGGAGCGAGGAGCAGCTTGCCGGTCTCGTCAGCCGCGACGCGATGATCGGGACGGGTCTCGCGGCTGTGGCGGGAGTTGCGCCATGA
- a CDS encoding LysE family translocator, with protein MPLDTFLALVLFAFTTSVTPGPNNMMLFASGVNFGFRRTVPHMLGIGAGFFSLLIGVGFGLGALLHTVPALYTALKFAGGAYLAWIAWKIATSRTLGEGKSGVEPMSFLSAAAFQWVNPKAWVMAVTAMTTYTIPDIYLASVLIVGFAFALVNVPSVSTWAGFGSALRDWLSDPVRLKWFNITMAVLLVLSLWPMLK; from the coding sequence ATGCCGCTGGATACATTTCTGGCTCTTGTTCTGTTTGCCTTCACGACATCGGTCACGCCAGGCCCCAACAACATGATGCTGTTCGCATCCGGCGTGAACTTCGGTTTCCGCCGCACCGTTCCACATATGCTGGGCATCGGGGCAGGTTTTTTCTCTCTGCTGATCGGCGTAGGATTCGGACTTGGGGCACTGCTGCATACGGTGCCGGCGCTCTATACGGCGCTGAAGTTTGCCGGTGGCGCTTATCTTGCCTGGATCGCCTGGAAGATCGCGACATCGCGTACTCTTGGCGAAGGCAAAAGCGGCGTGGAGCCGATGTCGTTCCTGTCGGCGGCAGCCTTCCAGTGGGTCAATCCCAAGGCATGGGTCATGGCGGTGACCGCGATGACGACCTATACGATCCCGGACATCTATCTCGCGAGCGTCCTGATCGTCGGCTTCGCCTTCGCGCTGGTCAACGTTCCGAGCGTGTCGACTTGGGCAGGGTTCGGCTCGGCCCTGCGCGATTGGCTGTCGGATCCTGTACGGCTCAAATGGTTCAACATCACGATGGCCGTATTGTTGGTGCTCAGCCTCTGGCCAATGCTAAAATAG
- a CDS encoding DUF2269 family protein, with amino-acid sequence MLEQLLLLAHVIGATVLFGTGAGIAFFMVLAHRTRDPKLIAHVAGTVVIADALFTATASVLQPVTGYLLARLMGWELTEGWIALSLLLYVFTGLFWLPVVGIQIRIRNLARAAIAERTELPAAYFRLYRIWFTFGFPAFFAVIGILWLMLNKPTIALF; translated from the coding sequence ATGCTCGAACAGTTGCTGCTGCTGGCACACGTGATCGGCGCGACCGTCCTGTTTGGCACGGGCGCCGGCATCGCTTTCTTCATGGTGCTTGCACACAGGACGCGGGATCCGAAGCTGATCGCTCATGTCGCAGGAACCGTCGTCATCGCCGATGCGCTGTTCACGGCGACAGCCTCAGTTCTCCAACCGGTGACAGGCTATCTACTGGCGAGACTGATGGGCTGGGAACTGACGGAGGGCTGGATCGCCCTTTCATTGCTTCTCTACGTCTTTACCGGCCTTTTCTGGCTACCGGTCGTGGGTATTCAAATCCGTATCCGAAATCTTGCCCGCGCGGCCATCGCGGAGCGAACAGAGTTACCCGCGGCTTATTTCCGGCTTTATCGCATCTGGTTTACCTTTGGATTTCCGGCGTTCTTCGCAGTGATCGGCATCCTGTGGCTAATGCTCAACAAACCGACGATCGCACTATTTTAG
- a CDS encoding nitrile hydratase accessory protein: protein MSQCEMRSPLAQSPQLPKSSDGEPVFAEPWAAEAFAMTVHLHEQGIFTWGEWAETLSRELHQPGRAEDGGDYFDCWVAALSAILVKLGVADADMILDLQKSWQRAAEATPHGKPIELANDPLH, encoded by the coding sequence TTGAGCCAGTGTGAGATGCGCTCGCCGCTGGCGCAATCGCCGCAACTGCCCAAATCGTCCGATGGCGAGCCGGTTTTTGCTGAGCCATGGGCTGCGGAAGCCTTTGCTATGACGGTGCATCTGCACGAGCAAGGCATCTTTACCTGGGGCGAGTGGGCGGAGACCCTGTCCCGGGAGTTGCACCAACCCGGCCGCGCCGAGGACGGCGGCGACTACTTCGATTGCTGGGTGGCCGCGCTTTCTGCGATCCTCGTCAAACTCGGCGTCGCTGACGCCGACATGATCCTCGATCTGCAGAAAAGCTGGCAGCGGGCGGCGGAGGCGACGCCGCATGGCAAGCCGATCGAGCTTGCCAATGATCCGCTGCACTGA
- a CDS encoding RNA polymerase sigma factor, which produces MKTPGHDTFEGQILALLPSLRRYSRSLTRSDADGEDLLQDCVEKVFARRGQWRGLNLRGWVLTIMTNLYRNSYRQTGGAPFVELDSAEDIVSVDPAPDPLERSRLEDAVNSLSEENRSVLMLVVIEGYTYQEVATALDIPIGTVMSRLSRARQRIGERMKADNVITLRRPK; this is translated from the coding sequence TTGAAGACACCAGGTCACGACACGTTCGAGGGCCAGATCCTGGCCCTCCTTCCCTCGCTGAGGCGTTACTCGCGGAGCCTCACCCGCTCCGATGCGGACGGCGAGGACTTGCTGCAGGACTGCGTCGAGAAGGTGTTCGCCCGCCGCGGGCAGTGGCGGGGGTTGAACCTGCGCGGCTGGGTGCTGACGATCATGACGAACCTCTATCGCAACAGTTACCGCCAGACCGGTGGCGCGCCATTCGTGGAACTCGACAGCGCCGAGGACATCGTGTCGGTGGATCCAGCCCCAGATCCGTTGGAACGTTCGCGGCTGGAGGACGCCGTGAACAGTCTTTCCGAGGAGAACCGCTCGGTGCTGATGCTGGTCGTCATCGAAGGCTATACCTATCAGGAGGTTGCAACCGCGCTCGATATCCCGATCGGCACCGTTATGTCGCGTCTGTCACGCGCACGCCAACGGATAGGAGAGCGCATGAAGGCTGACAATGTCATTACGCTTCGGAGACCGAAATGA
- a CDS encoding anti-sigma factor family protein: MNEINQTVTEADLHAYADGQLPEQARARIEAWLSDNPDDAARVAEWTAQNAEIRSLFASYEMSRDTDIELVTGRSKRASWPKRLAMTAAIAGIFGLGALSGHYGPALFEKPNLQLTELETLPNEARNAFLVYAGEVRHPVEVFANEEAHLATWLGKRLAVQDLKVPNLQELGFKLVGGRLLPVDGSPGAMFMYEDQAGERLTVLVGRNADNRSTSFRFASSGNVETFYWIDGELGYAVTGEVSRDVLRKVTEECYRQFPS, encoded by the coding sequence ATGAATGAGATCAACCAGACCGTGACCGAAGCGGATCTTCATGCCTACGCCGACGGGCAGCTTCCCGAACAAGCACGGGCGCGCATCGAGGCGTGGCTCAGTGACAATCCGGACGATGCCGCCAGAGTGGCGGAATGGACGGCACAAAATGCCGAGATCCGATCGCTTTTTGCAAGCTACGAAATGTCCAGGGATACGGACATTGAGCTTGTCACGGGCCGTAGTAAGCGCGCAAGCTGGCCGAAACGATTGGCCATGACAGCCGCAATCGCCGGCATTTTTGGTCTTGGGGCTCTGAGCGGCCACTACGGCCCGGCGCTGTTTGAAAAGCCGAATCTGCAACTGACGGAACTCGAAACGCTTCCCAATGAAGCCCGCAACGCCTTCCTGGTTTACGCCGGTGAAGTCCGTCATCCCGTCGAGGTCTTTGCCAATGAGGAGGCTCACCTCGCTACCTGGCTCGGCAAGCGGCTAGCCGTTCAGGACCTCAAGGTTCCGAACCTGCAGGAACTCGGCTTCAAGCTGGTCGGCGGTCGCCTGTTGCCCGTCGACGGCAGCCCGGGTGCGATGTTCATGTACGAGGATCAGGCAGGCGAACGCCTGACGGTACTCGTCGGGCGCAACGCGGATAACAGATCGACCAGTTTCCGCTTTGCCTCATCCGGCAATGTCGAAACCTTTTATTGGATCGATGGCGAACTCGGCTATGCCGTGACCGGCGAGGTCTCGCGCGATGTACTGAGAAAGGTCACGGAGGAATGCTACAGGCAGTTTCCGTCCTGA
- a CDS encoding COG4315 family predicted lipoprotein, giving the protein MKSATMLIAFAIASAATTSAFAAPPVKAVKSTKGEVLAGENGMTLYTFKKDKMGVSNCYDDCAKNWPPLMAASGAKPEGAYSIVERKDGSKQWAKDGMPLYFWVKDKKMGDITGDGVGGNWDLVKP; this is encoded by the coding sequence ATGAAATCCGCAACGATGCTGATCGCATTTGCCATTGCATCCGCCGCCACAACGTCCGCATTTGCGGCCCCGCCCGTCAAGGCCGTAAAGTCCACCAAGGGCGAGGTTCTTGCCGGCGAAAACGGCATGACTCTCTACACGTTCAAGAAGGACAAGATGGGCGTTTCCAATTGCTACGACGACTGCGCCAAGAACTGGCCGCCGCTGATGGCCGCTAGCGGTGCGAAGCCTGAGGGTGCATATTCGATTGTCGAACGAAAAGACGGCAGCAAGCAGTGGGCCAAGGACGGCATGCCGCTCTATTTCTGGGTGAAAGATAAGAAGATGGGCGATATCACCGGTGACGGCGTCGGCGGCAACTGGGATCTCGTCAAGCCGTGA
- a CDS encoding aldo/keto reductase has translation MQDAAIPVIRFPNGIEVPALGQGTWNMGEKPSEAKSEMESLRAGLDLGMTLIDTAEMYADGGAERIVGEAIRGRREEVFLVSKVYPWNASRSGTIGACEHSLSRLGTDRIDLYLLHWRGDQPLSETVEAFEELKASGKIGAWGVSNFDEDDMKELLGVPGGRNVAANQVLYNLSRRGIEYDLLPWCQERQIPVMAYSPIEQGRILHHPELIRVAKAYQATPAQVALAFLLERDDVMVIPKTSSAARAAENRDAVSLDITDED, from the coding sequence ATGCAAGACGCCGCCATCCCGGTTATCCGCTTCCCGAACGGTATCGAAGTCCCGGCACTTGGCCAGGGAACCTGGAACATGGGCGAGAAACCTTCCGAGGCGAAGAGCGAGATGGAGAGCCTGCGGGCCGGCCTCGACCTCGGCATGACCCTGATTGATACAGCGGAAATGTACGCCGACGGTGGCGCGGAGAGGATCGTCGGCGAAGCGATCCGCGGTCGCCGCGAGGAAGTCTTTCTCGTCAGCAAAGTGTATCCCTGGAACGCCAGCCGATCGGGAACGATTGGTGCCTGCGAACACAGCCTCTCGCGTCTCGGCACAGATCGGATCGACCTCTATCTGCTGCACTGGCGTGGCGACCAGCCGCTGTCGGAAACCGTCGAAGCATTCGAAGAACTGAAGGCATCAGGCAAGATCGGCGCCTGGGGCGTTTCCAACTTCGACGAGGACGACATGAAGGAATTGCTCGGAGTTCCGGGCGGCCGCAATGTCGCGGCCAATCAGGTGCTCTACAACCTGTCGCGCCGCGGCATCGAATACGATCTGCTGCCTTGGTGCCAGGAGCGCCAAATCCCGGTTATGGCCTACTCGCCGATCGAACAGGGGCGGATCCTGCATCATCCGGAACTAATCCGCGTCGCCAAGGCCTACCAGGCAACGCCGGCGCAGGTGGCGCTTGCCTTCCTGCTGGAGCGCGACGATGTGATGGTTATCCCGAAGACGTCGAGCGCTGCCCGCGCAGCCGAAAACCGCGATGCCGTTTCGCTCGATATAACCGACGAGGATTAG
- a CDS encoding ATP-dependent DNA helicase: MQFAPQQDEALKAVSKWLKEGRSPLFRLFGYAGTGKTTLARHFAEHVDGEVLFAAFTGKAAQVLRSRGASNAKTIHSLIYRPRGEEAVEDEETGKTSIAPMFSINRQSPVAKAALIVVDECSMVDEALGRDLMSFGTPILVLGDPGQLPPVSGGGFFTNQEPDYLLTDIHRQARDNPIIQLAMQVREGNEVSYGDYGTAQVISKGDVNQSLVLDADQVLVGTNRTRRRYNQRLRELKGFNTEYPQTGDKLVCLRNDPAKGLLNGSLWQVMTSSKETTKPGINLLIRPEDDDMDRGAAKVKLLKQAFEDVEGEIPWNTRKRYDEFDYGYALTVHKAQGSQWNNVVLFDESWAFRDTRERWLYTAITRAAETLTIVR, from the coding sequence ATGCAATTTGCTCCGCAACAAGATGAAGCCCTGAAGGCCGTTTCTAAATGGCTGAAGGAAGGGCGGTCTCCGCTTTTCCGCCTGTTTGGCTATGCCGGCACGGGCAAGACCACACTTGCGCGCCACTTCGCGGAGCACGTCGATGGTGAAGTGCTGTTTGCCGCGTTTACGGGCAAGGCGGCGCAGGTGCTGCGGTCGCGGGGTGCCAGCAATGCGAAGACGATCCACTCGCTGATCTATCGTCCGCGCGGCGAGGAAGCCGTCGAGGACGAGGAGACGGGCAAGACCTCCATCGCTCCGATGTTTTCTATCAACCGGCAGAGTCCGGTGGCCAAGGCCGCCCTCATCGTGGTCGACGAATGCTCGATGGTGGACGAGGCGCTCGGCCGGGACCTGATGAGCTTCGGCACCCCGATCCTGGTGCTCGGTGACCCGGGGCAGTTGCCTCCCGTTTCCGGCGGCGGGTTCTTCACAAATCAGGAGCCGGACTATCTGTTGACGGATATTCACCGCCAGGCTCGCGACAATCCGATCATCCAGCTCGCTATGCAGGTGCGTGAGGGCAACGAAGTTAGTTACGGCGACTATGGCACTGCGCAGGTCATCTCAAAAGGCGACGTGAACCAGTCGCTGGTGCTTGACGCCGATCAGGTGCTCGTCGGTACCAACAGAACGCGACGTCGGTACAATCAGCGCCTTCGCGAGTTGAAGGGCTTTAATACCGAATACCCGCAAACGGGCGACAAGCTGGTCTGTCTGCGCAACGATCCGGCAAAGGGCTTGCTCAACGGCTCGCTCTGGCAGGTCATGACGTCGTCCAAGGAGACGACAAAGCCTGGCATCAACCTGTTGATCCGGCCTGAAGACGACGACATGGATCGCGGCGCGGCGAAGGTCAAACTGCTGAAGCAGGCTTTCGAGGACGTCGAGGGTGAAATCCCTTGGAACACGCGCAAGCGCTATGACGAATTCGATTATGGATATGCGCTGACGGTTCACAAAGCGCAGGGCTCGCAGTGGAACAACGTCGTGCTGTTCGATGAAAGCTGGGCGTTCCGCGACACGCGCGAGCGGTGGCTCTACACCGCAATAACGCGCGCAGCGGAGACGCTGACGATCGTGCGTTAA
- the nthB gene encoding nitrile hydratase subunit beta — MNGPHDLGGQMGFGPVAPEKNEPYFHAQWEKRALGLTLSSGAFGAWNIDESRHARESIPPANYLGASYYEIWMRALEVLLQRHGFVTADEIDAGHKQTDGATPKRVLKADMVAGVIAKGGPCDRPVAIPPRFSEGDRVRTRNFSPTTHTRLPRYARSKSGVVEAIQGSFVFPDDNAHGKGENPQWVYTVVFGGGEIWGEGADPTLSVSIDAWENYLEPV, encoded by the coding sequence ATGAACGGCCCTCACGACCTTGGCGGTCAGATGGGCTTCGGCCCAGTCGCGCCCGAGAAGAACGAGCCGTATTTCCATGCGCAGTGGGAGAAACGGGCGCTTGGACTTACGCTTTCCAGCGGTGCGTTTGGCGCCTGGAATATCGACGAGAGCCGGCATGCCCGCGAAAGCATCCCGCCAGCGAATTATCTTGGCGCGAGCTACTACGAGATCTGGATGCGGGCGCTTGAGGTGCTGCTGCAGCGCCATGGCTTCGTGACGGCCGACGAGATCGATGCCGGCCACAAGCAGACGGACGGAGCGACGCCGAAGCGCGTCCTCAAGGCAGACATGGTCGCGGGCGTGATCGCCAAGGGCGGTCCTTGTGACCGACCGGTGGCGATCCCGCCCCGCTTCTCAGAAGGTGACAGGGTCCGAACCAGAAATTTCAGCCCGACGACACATACGCGGCTGCCGCGCTATGCCCGTTCAAAATCCGGTGTGGTGGAAGCGATTCAGGGCTCCTTTGTCTTTCCTGACGACAACGCGCACGGGAAAGGCGAGAATCCACAATGGGTCTATACGGTCGTGTTCGGTGGCGGCGAGATCTGGGGCGAAGGCGCCGATCCGACCCTCAGCGTGTCGATCGATGCCTGGGAGAACTATCTTGAGCCAGTGTGA
- a CDS encoding SDR family oxidoreductase, translated as MNILILGATGFIGSATAARLLADGHRVTGLGRNPSRARLKLPDIKWIAADLSKMLRAEDWSAIIEGHDAVVNCAGALQDGLADDLAATQHKAMLALYAAAQQARPLIVQISARTNGAAGDRPFLTTKRQADEALAASGLPHVILRAALVLGRNAHGGSALLRALAALPFSIPLVHAASPIAAVALDDVAAAVSSAVAGQFPSGADADLASTEQLTLAKLVTLHRQWLGLPHANVVCLPAIASRPVTWLADAAGRLGWRSPLRSTAMAVMAEGIQPSAGSDPGIATASARDILRMNPVGVQDLWFARLYLLKPLMIGTLSIFWLLSGFLPLLDVQRAATHFLPLLQAGPATSLTVLTCLIDMLLGAAVLVRPLARRAMHGMMLVSLAYLAGATIVEPSLWLDPLGPLVKVLPSLVLTLATLAILDER; from the coding sequence ATGAACATCCTGATTCTCGGTGCGACAGGCTTTATCGGTTCGGCGACAGCAGCCCGCCTGCTGGCGGATGGGCATCGTGTGACCGGCCTCGGACGCAACCCATCGCGCGCGCGCCTGAAATTGCCAGATATCAAGTGGATAGCCGCTGATCTGTCGAAAATGCTGCGCGCAGAAGATTGGAGCGCCATCATTGAAGGTCATGACGCCGTCGTCAATTGTGCCGGCGCTCTGCAGGACGGCCTTGCCGACGACCTGGCGGCGACACAACACAAGGCAATGCTGGCGCTCTACGCCGCCGCACAGCAAGCGCGCCCTCTCATTGTGCAGATATCCGCACGGACCAACGGCGCCGCCGGCGACCGACCGTTCCTGACAACGAAACGTCAGGCTGACGAAGCGCTCGCGGCAAGTGGCCTGCCTCATGTCATCCTGCGCGCGGCCCTCGTCCTCGGCCGCAACGCCCATGGTGGTTCGGCCCTGCTGCGCGCCCTCGCTGCCCTGCCCTTCAGCATCCCGCTAGTTCATGCAGCAAGTCCGATTGCAGCAGTCGCGCTTGATGACGTCGCGGCGGCGGTAAGCAGCGCTGTGGCGGGACAGTTCCCATCCGGCGCTGACGCGGATCTCGCATCGACCGAGCAATTGACGCTCGCCAAACTCGTCACCCTCCACCGGCAATGGCTGGGTTTGCCGCACGCAAATGTGGTTTGCCTGCCCGCCATCGCTTCAAGGCCGGTCACCTGGCTCGCAGACGCTGCCGGTCGCCTTGGATGGCGTTCACCCTTGCGCTCCACAGCCATGGCCGTCATGGCTGAAGGCATCCAACCAAGCGCCGGCAGTGACCCTGGTATTGCTACAGCGTCGGCGCGGGACATCCTGCGCATGAACCCGGTCGGCGTGCAGGATCTTTGGTTTGCCAGGCTCTATCTCCTGAAGCCGCTGATGATTGGCACTCTGTCGATCTTCTGGCTGCTGTCGGGTTTTCTGCCGCTGCTTGATGTTCAACGTGCTGCCACACATTTCCTACCCCTGCTGCAGGCAGGCCCTGCCACGTCGCTGACCGTCCTCACCTGCCTGATCGATATGCTGCTCGGTGCGGCTGTCCTCGTCCGGCCACTCGCCCGCCGAGCCATGCACGGCATGATGTTGGTATCGCTGGCCTATCTTGCTGGTGCCACTATCGTCGAACCTTCCCTGTGGCTCGATCCGCTTGGACCTTTGGTCAAAGTCCTGCCGTCGCTCGTGCTGACGCTGGCCACCCTCGCCATTCTGGATGAAAGATGA